GGTCTTGCGCCAGCGCCATGTAGTTCGGATGGATGGTGATATCGGCAACCTTGATGGTGGTAACTGGATCGAACATCGATAGGGTGTCGAGGTAGACCACGGTATCGGCGATGAGGCGTTGCCGCGCGGCGTCGTCAACGTGCGAAACGCAATGCGCGGCGGTGAGGACCGCGTCGGGTGCGATGAGGGTGCCGGTGCAGATGGTGCGATCGCCTTGGTCGAAGATGGCGACGACGGCGGGATAGTCGCCTATCTTGGCCGATAGGCCGCCTATGATGGCGGCCTGGCTTGCCTCTGTGGCGGGCGGCTGCTCAACGCAGGCGGCCGTTGCGATCAGCGAGCTTAGGCACGTCGCCACCAGCGCCGAGTGCTGTTTGTGCCGAGTGATGTTGTTTGCCGCGCCCCGTGCCATGGAGGACTACTAAGCAAAGTCTGCGCCACGCTAACTGATTGAAATGGTTAGCGCTGTTCAGTCTTAGCGGTATGTCAACTAGCCGCACCTGAGCGATATTGCGGCCGGTTTGTGGGGCCTGATGGCCTCGGCATCGGGCGCCGCGACTATGATGGACCGGCATGCAAACGCGCGGCAAACGTGGCAATGCCGGTACGTCATCATCGCCCGTTGCGAGCGTTGTAGCGTCGGCGAAGGGCCGGCTGCAGGCAATTGGCTATTGGTACGACGAGCGCGCGCCGAGTGCGTACCCGCGGCCGCAGCTCCTAGTTGGCAAATGGGCCGCGCGCGATCGCCGCGCGGTGCTGGCCTATTTGCGCGCCGGCGCGGTGTTTGAAACCTATCGCGCCCATTCGCACTGTCGTTTTAACTGCGGCACCCCCATGCGCGACATGGGCCGCCGCGATCTGGCCGATGCGCGCTACGTGTGGCCCGAGGGCTTGGCTCACTATGTCGAGGCGCATGGCGTGTTGCTGCCCCCGACGTTTGTGCGCCACGTGCTGGCGGCGGTCGCTGCCAAATCGCTGCCCCCATCGACGTTGTGGCATCGCCGCGCCCGCGAGGGCCTGGTCGACGACGCCGCGTGGATCGCGTGGGGTATGCGCCAGGGCGCCGGCGAGGCGCAAGCCGCTCCAGCGTGGTTGACGCCCGCCTTAGCCAAGGCGCTGCGCGCCGAGCTGCGCAAGCGAACGTAAAAAAAAACGCACCGGGCGCGAAGGTCGCGGCCGATGCGTTTGCTGCCTAAGCCTGTCGACTAGAAGAACGCGCGGGCCATGACGCCGAGCGTAAACGCGTCAGTGTTGTCGAGGTCGATGTCGAATGAAACGCCGGCATCAATCATCTCGTTGACGGCGTAAATGCCGTGCAAGCCGACGGGGATGTAGCTGTCAAAGATAAACTGGGTTTCCGAGTCGGAGATTTCGATGTTGGCGAGGTTTGTCTCCGCAGCAACATAGAGGTTTGGGTTTACTTGATAGGCAAAGCCCACTGGCAACGACAAGTAGATTGGCTTTGGCGCGTCTACGCCTGGCGCTAATTCTGGGCCGCCATCGAGCGTGATGGTGAGTTGGTTGCCGCCTGAGAAAATCGCCATTTTGTCGTTCAGGTTGTAGCGAACGCGGGCGCCAAGTCCGAGCGGCGTCATGGCTTCAAAGAGTGTGTCGTAGCCAACATTGACGTCAGCGGCGACGTGCAGTGGGCTGGTATTCATCAGACTATAGCCGAGTTCGAGGGTAAGTGGACCCTTAAAATCGACGCCGTCCTCAAGGAACGTAGCGTAACTAACACGCGCGTCAATTTTATCGTTGATGCCGTAAGCGGCAGTTAGGCCAAGTCCTTTAGACGAATCTGATTCGTCAGCAATTTTGAAAAAGGACAAAAAGAAACCCAGGCCAACTTCCGCCTGGCTTGCGGGCGCGGTCAACGGACGGTTGATCACCTCAAGCGGTTGCTTGACTTCCGCCGCGGCGGAGCCAACTAGTGATACGAGGCCAAGAGTAGCGATAGTTTTTTTGAGTAAGTTCATAAAGGAATCCCTTCTATCTCCTACGTACTATGTCGGATCTGGCGTCGCTAGTTTTTGGTGGCAAAAATGCCGAAAAGCTAGGTGATCTCGGGCATCTATATGTGTAACGCGATTGCCACAGTGCGTAAGAATTGACGCAGTTTGGTCGGCAAGTGTCGCGGGACGATCACACTGCGGCAGACGGCGCAGCGCGGCGTTGTACATTTACAGTAACGGCCACTACATTAAGTGCACCTGTGAAGCGTTGGGGCGTCTCGTTCATTCTCATCTGTGTCGCGGCGCTTATAGCAGTCATGGCATGGGGGCAATGTCGCAGCAACCCCGTGGCGCAGCGCGGCAAGCCAGCGCGACCGTTGCCGCATGCGGCGATCGCCAAGGCG
The genomic region above belongs to Myxococcales bacterium and contains:
- a CDS encoding outer membrane beta-barrel protein yields the protein MNLLKKTIATLGLVSLVGSAAAEVKQPLEVINRPLTAPASQAEVGLGFFLSFFKIADESDSSKGLGLTAAYGINDKIDARVSYATFLEDGVDFKGPLTLELGYSLMNTSPLHVAADVNVGYDTLFEAMTPLGLGARVRYNLNDKMAIFSGGNQLTITLDGGPELAPGVDAPKPIYLSLPVGFAYQVNPNLYVAAETNLANIEISDSETQFIFDSYIPVGLHGIYAVNEMIDAGVSFDIDLDNTDAFTLGVMARAFF